A region of Asticcacaulis excentricus DNA encodes the following proteins:
- a CDS encoding ligase-associated DNA damage response exonuclease, whose translation MTHPRDWIEVRPQGVWCRPGDFFIDPMQPVERAVVTHGHADHARAGHQHVFATPETLAIMRSRYGDNHFSEAEHPLAYGQIVDLNGVRLSLHPAGHILGSAQARLEYEGGTIVFSGDYKRRADPTCVPFEPVPCDVFVTEATFALPVFRHPPLGDEIARLLASLRQFPDRCHLVGAYALGKCQRVICALRAAGYVETLYLHGAMQRLCDLYQSLGVDLGALAPVTAENARTLAGRIVLCPPSALKDRWSRRLPEVLTAAASGWMRIRARAKQKGVELPLVISDHADWDELIETLRDVGAPEVWVTHGRDDALVHQATQMGLKARALHLIGYEDDAE comes from the coding sequence GTGACCCACCCGCGTGACTGGATCGAAGTGCGGCCGCAAGGCGTATGGTGCCGGCCCGGTGACTTCTTTATCGACCCCATGCAGCCGGTCGAACGCGCCGTCGTGACGCACGGCCACGCCGATCACGCCCGCGCCGGTCATCAGCACGTCTTCGCCACGCCGGAAACGCTCGCCATCATGCGCAGCCGCTATGGCGACAACCATTTCAGCGAGGCCGAGCACCCGCTGGCCTATGGGCAAATCGTTGACCTCAATGGCGTGCGCCTCAGCCTGCACCCGGCGGGACATATTTTGGGTTCGGCGCAGGCGCGGCTCGAATATGAGGGGGGCACCATCGTCTTTTCCGGCGATTACAAACGCCGGGCCGATCCCACCTGCGTGCCGTTTGAGCCGGTGCCGTGCGACGTGTTTGTCACCGAGGCGACCTTTGCCCTGCCGGTGTTTCGCCATCCGCCTTTGGGGGACGAGATTGCGCGCTTGCTGGCCTCGCTGCGGCAGTTTCCGGACCGCTGTCACCTCGTTGGGGCCTACGCTCTGGGCAAGTGTCAGCGCGTCATCTGCGCCCTGCGCGCGGCGGGCTATGTCGAAACCCTCTATCTGCACGGCGCCATGCAGCGATTGTGCGACCTTTATCAATCGCTTGGGGTCGATCTGGGGGCCTTGGCGCCGGTGACGGCGGAAAACGCCCGGACTCTGGCGGGGAGAATCGTCCTGTGTCCGCCCTCGGCGCTCAAGGACCGCTGGTCACGGCGCCTGCCGGAGGTGCTGACGGCGGCGGCCTCCGGCTGGATGCGCATACGGGCGCGCGCCAAACAGAAGGGCGTCGAACTGCCGCTGGTGATTTCCGACCATGCCGATTGGGACGAACTGATCGAGACCCTGAGAGATGTCGGCGCGCCGGAGGTGTGGGTGACGCACGGCCGCGACGACGCGCTGGTGCATCAGGCGACGCAGATGGGGCTTAAGGCCCGCGCCCTGCACCTGATCGGCTACGAGGATGACGCGGAATGA
- a CDS encoding ligase-associated DNA damage response DEXH box helicase, with amino-acid sequence MTIPDAFQSWFSSQGWTLLPHQREMTARFAAGRSTLLTAPTGTGKTLAGFLGSLIDITQTRPNGLHTLYISPLKALNYDIERNVTAMIEALSLPVRVESRTGDTSPYRRQRQRANPPHILLTTPESLMLLLSYPEAAQMFATLKAVIIDEIHQVAASRRGDLIALALAQLEAFSPGFCRIGLSATVAEPERFCDWLGHEDNAVDPLDSRTLGMAEAAPEVTILPTHKAPPYNGFMAQYAVPEILSEIAKARTAIVFVNTRAQAELLFQFLWEGNEEALPIAIYHASLTREMRLKTISLMAAGKLRALVATSAIELGIDWGDVDLVIQVGAPKGVSRLLQRIGRSNHRVDVPSKAFLCPANRFEVLECEAAIAAIRAGKLDGDVPQPGAQDVLAQFILNAACSAPVRPEALYAIVRTAWSYRDLSYAQFETLFRFVVDGGYVLRNYDRWHRLSETEQGWIPASAQIARRHRQNIGVIIEAGKLKVRRLHGRGGKYLGEIEEQFGQSMRPGDTFFFAGEVLAFERIHDMTLDARPSAAKEPLLPTYSGGQMPLSTFLADGVRGLLQSEATLGELPGEVRDWLRLQTRFSRLPDRQELLIESFPRGKLYTLVLYTFEGRRANQTLGMLLSRRMERYQLHPLSFTVTDYGLAINSVEQVTDGMIHDLFSTDILADELEEWLADSPMLKRSFRRVATIAGLVEQNNNAARKTLKQVTFSTDLIYDVLRKYEPDHVLLRLSRADAERELLDLDRLTDLILTFRDRIAFCDLPRPSPLSLPVILDVRTERLPGGGIEALLQQESAEAAAERLMQEVVDGLDG; translated from the coding sequence ATGACGATACCTGATGCCTTCCAGTCGTGGTTTAGTTCGCAAGGCTGGACCCTGTTGCCGCATCAGCGTGAGATGACGGCGCGCTTTGCTGCCGGGCGCTCGACGCTTCTGACCGCGCCGACCGGCACCGGAAAGACGCTGGCGGGGTTTCTGGGGTCCCTGATTGATATTACGCAGACGCGGCCAAACGGTTTGCATACCCTGTATATTTCGCCGCTGAAGGCGTTAAATTACGATATCGAACGCAATGTCACGGCAATGATTGAGGCGCTCAGCCTGCCCGTGCGTGTGGAAAGCCGCACGGGGGATACGTCGCCATATCGCCGCCAGCGCCAGCGCGCTAACCCGCCGCATATCCTGCTGACGACACCGGAATCGCTGATGCTGCTGCTCTCCTATCCGGAGGCCGCACAGATGTTCGCTACGCTGAAGGCCGTCATTATCGACGAAATCCATCAGGTGGCGGCGTCGCGTCGCGGCGACCTCATCGCGCTGGCACTGGCGCAGCTTGAGGCCTTCAGCCCCGGCTTTTGCCGCATTGGGTTGTCGGCCACGGTGGCAGAGCCTGAGCGGTTCTGCGACTGGCTGGGGCACGAGGATAACGCCGTTGACCCTCTCGACAGCCGCACCCTGGGCATGGCCGAGGCCGCACCGGAGGTCACCATACTGCCTACGCACAAAGCGCCGCCCTATAATGGCTTCATGGCGCAATACGCGGTGCCGGAAATCCTGTCCGAAATCGCAAAGGCGCGCACCGCCATCGTCTTCGTCAATACCCGCGCGCAAGCCGAACTGTTGTTTCAGTTCCTGTGGGAGGGCAATGAAGAGGCGCTGCCCATCGCTATCTACCACGCCTCGCTGACGCGCGAGATGCGCCTGAAGACCATCAGCCTGATGGCCGCCGGCAAGTTGCGGGCATTGGTCGCCACCTCGGCCATCGAACTGGGCATCGACTGGGGCGATGTCGATCTGGTCATACAGGTCGGGGCACCCAAGGGCGTCAGCCGCCTTTTGCAACGCATCGGCCGGTCAAACCACCGCGTCGATGTGCCGTCAAAGGCCTTTCTGTGCCCGGCCAATCGCTTTGAGGTGCTGGAATGCGAAGCGGCCATTGCCGCGATCCGCGCCGGGAAACTCGACGGCGATGTCCCCCAGCCGGGGGCGCAGGACGTACTGGCGCAATTCATCCTCAATGCGGCGTGCAGCGCACCGGTGAGGCCCGAAGCCCTCTATGCCATTGTCCGGACTGCGTGGTCCTATCGCGACCTGAGCTATGCGCAGTTCGAGACCCTGTTCCGCTTTGTCGTCGATGGCGGCTATGTGCTGCGCAATTACGATCGCTGGCACCGCCTGAGCGAAACCGAACAGGGGTGGATACCGGCCTCCGCCCAGATCGCCCGCCGTCATCGCCAGAATATCGGCGTCATTATCGAGGCCGGAAAGCTCAAGGTGCGGCGTCTGCACGGGCGCGGCGGGAAATATCTGGGGGAAATCGAGGAACAGTTCGGACAGTCCATGCGACCCGGCGATACCTTCTTCTTCGCCGGTGAGGTGCTGGCCTTTGAGCGCATCCACGACATGACGCTCGATGCCCGCCCCAGTGCCGCCAAAGAACCATTATTGCCCACCTATTCCGGCGGGCAGATGCCGCTTTCGACCTTCCTGGCCGACGGGGTGCGCGGCCTGTTGCAGTCGGAGGCGACGCTTGGCGAATTGCCCGGCGAGGTGCGCGACTGGCTGAGGCTGCAAACGCGCTTTTCGCGCCTGCCCGACCGTCAGGAGCTGTTGATCGAGAGTTTTCCGCGCGGCAAGCTCTATACGCTGGTCCTCTATACGTTTGAGGGCCGACGCGCCAATCAGACGCTGGGGATGCTCCTGTCGCGACGCATGGAGCGCTACCAGCTTCATCCCTTGAGTTTCACCGTCACCGATTACGGGCTGGCCATCAACAGCGTCGAACAGGTGACCGACGGCATGATCCATGACCTGTTTTCAACCGATATTCTGGCCGACGAGCTGGAGGAATGGCTGGCGGACTCGCCCATGCTCAAACGCTCCTTCCGCCGCGTGGCGACCATTGCAGGCCTTGTCGAACAGAATAACAATGCGGCTCGCAAGACGCTGAAACAGGTAACCTTTTCGACCGATCTCATCTATGATGTGCTGCGCAAGTATGAGCCAGATCATGTCCTTTTGCGGCTGTCGCGCGCCGATGCCGAACGCGAACTTCTGGACCTCGACCGTTTGACCGACCTCATCCTGACCTTCCGCGACCGGATCGCCTTTTGCGACCTGCCCCGTCCCTCGCCCCTGTCCCTGCCCGTTATTCTGGATGTGCGGACCGAGCGCCTGCCCGGTGGCGGTATCGAGGCCCTGTTGCAGCAGGAAAGTGCCGAAGCGGCGGCCGAGCGCCTGATGCAGGAGGTGGTCGATGGCCTCGACGGCTGA
- the pdeM gene encoding ligase-associated DNA damage response endonuclease PdeM has protein sequence MASTAEVEFAGHKMVLDAELALWWPTHNLLAVSDLHFEKSTFLAQFGSPIAPYDTLDTLTRVEALIVRYQPRTLVLLGDSFHDRGAWQRLEAHTRTHLLSLCGAVESCLWVEGNHDVGLIRDHSLTFVDDHVVEGIAFRHEAEPTDQPQIIGHFHPKLTTRVRGHKVSGKCFALNRKRLILPAFGSFTGGLDIQHEALSEVAQGEAFTPYLIYGRTILPIRT, from the coding sequence ATGGCCTCGACGGCTGAGGTAGAGTTTGCGGGCCACAAGATGGTGCTCGATGCCGAACTGGCCCTGTGGTGGCCGACGCACAACTTGCTGGCCGTGTCGGACCTGCACTTTGAAAAATCGACCTTTCTGGCGCAGTTCGGATCGCCCATCGCGCCTTACGATACGCTGGACACGCTAACGCGCGTCGAAGCGCTGATTGTGCGTTATCAGCCACGCACCCTTGTCCTTTTGGGCGACAGCTTCCACGATCGCGGTGCGTGGCAAAGGCTGGAGGCCCACACGCGAACCCATCTGCTGAGCCTGTGCGGCGCGGTCGAGTCGTGCCTGTGGGTTGAGGGTAATCACGATGTCGGCCTGATCCGCGACCACAGCCTGACCTTTGTGGACGATCATGTGGTGGAGGGCATCGCCTTTCGCCACGAGGCGGAACCCACGGACCAGCCGCAGATCATCGGCCATTTCCACCCCAAGCTGACCACGCGGGTGCGCGGTCACAAGGTCAGCGGCAAATGCTTTGCCCTCAACCGCAAACGCCTGATCCTGCCAGCCTTCGGCAGCTTTACCGGCGGGCTCGATATCCAGCATGAGGCCCTGAGCGAGGTGGCGCAGGGTGAGGCCTTCACCCCTTATCTGATTTATGGGCGGACCATCCTGCCTATCCGCACATGA
- a CDS encoding lipocalin family protein — MKPRNYALPLALASAALLTLSAQAVTAMPVGNPNVPQPAKPVELTRYLGLWYELGRYENRFEKDCDQVTAQYSLAEDGKINILNTCGWRKGEPGKASKGKAKIVSDSGNAKLKVSFFGPFYIGDYWVLDHAEDYSWSIVGEPSGKYLWILTRAPSPAVKVREDLRNRARELGYNTDLIRWTAHTSPK; from the coding sequence ATGAAACCGCGCAACTACGCCCTGCCCCTCGCCCTCGCCTCGGCCGCCCTTCTGACCCTCAGCGCTCAGGCCGTCACCGCCATGCCGGTAGGCAATCCGAACGTGCCGCAACCGGCCAAGCCGGTGGAACTGACGCGCTATCTGGGCCTGTGGTATGAACTGGGGCGCTATGAGAACCGCTTTGAGAAGGACTGCGATCAGGTCACGGCGCAGTACAGCCTCGCCGAAGATGGCAAGATCAACATTCTCAACACCTGCGGCTGGCGCAAGGGCGAACCGGGCAAAGCGTCCAAAGGCAAGGCGAAGATCGTCAGCGACAGCGGCAATGCCAAGCTGAAAGTCTCCTTTTTTGGCCCGTTCTATATCGGCGATTACTGGGTGCTGGATCACGCCGAAGACTATAGCTGGTCCATCGTCGGTGAGCCGTCGGGCAAGTATCTGTGGATTCTGACGCGCGCGCCGTCACCGGCCGTCAAGGTGCGCGAAGACCTGCGTAACCGCGCGCGTGAGCTGGGCTACAATACCGACCTTATCCGCTGGACCGCCCACACGTCGCCCAAATAA